From one Desulfobacterales bacterium genomic stretch:
- a CDS encoding MjaI family restriction endonuclease — protein sequence MISESHGRRPGIRELILCFALCLSPFAGLCQQVSSHSDTPDQWQQLSINTSDIIRDTVGTPPAFPKYTSQLMNLANQNAQATRPKVIGQMSELIQQFEGNSYEQWAQWYTDSHPDAIDTATRKICGMINKLRASMDQIDENLVRQWVNDLVLAKTYAGLRFQKSVLCKIAESKNEPYRLSNPSEEAKGIDGYIGNLPVSVKPVSYRQKNMLNESINVHIIYYEKKKTGLTVYYDF from the coding sequence ATGATATCTGAAAGTCACGGCCGCCGCCCCGGCATCCGGGAATTAATTCTGTGTTTCGCTTTATGTCTGAGTCCGTTTGCCGGACTCTGCCAGCAGGTTTCATCCCATTCCGATACCCCGGATCAATGGCAACAGCTGTCCATCAACACCAGCGACATTATCCGGGATACGGTCGGAACGCCCCCGGCATTTCCCAAATATACAAGCCAGTTGATGAACCTGGCCAACCAGAACGCCCAGGCTACGCGACCAAAGGTGATCGGCCAGATGTCGGAGCTGATTCAGCAGTTTGAGGGAAATTCTTACGAACAGTGGGCACAGTGGTATACCGATTCCCATCCGGATGCGATTGACACCGCAACCCGGAAAATCTGCGGCATGATCAACAAGCTTCGTGCGTCCATGGACCAAATTGATGAGAATCTGGTCCGCCAGTGGGTCAATGACCTGGTGCTGGCAAAGACATATGCGGGACTTCGTTTTCAGAAAAGCGTTTTATGTAAAATCGCTGAATCAAAAAATGAGCCTTACCGCTTGTCGAATCCATCTGAAGAAGCCAAAGGCATTGACGGGTATATCGGCAACCTGCCGGTTTCGGTAAAACCCGTATCCTACCGGCAGAAAAACATGTTGAATGAATCTATTAATGTACATATCATCTATTACGAGAAGAAAAAAACCGGACTGACAGTCTATTATGACTTTTAA
- a CDS encoding phenylpyruvate tautomerase MIF-related protein — protein sequence MPYLKIETNSALSPGEKLYFLKKASLFLSKMLNKPEKVILVSLYDSVPMIFAGNTDPGAYLILKSIGLTKDKCPELSSALCELLQSELGILPERVYIDFNDINGKMFGWNKTTF from the coding sequence ATGCCGTATCTGAAAATCGAAACCAACTCAGCGCTTTCGCCGGGAGAAAAACTGTATTTTTTGAAAAAGGCATCTTTGTTTCTATCGAAGATGTTGAACAAACCCGAAAAGGTGATCCTGGTTTCCCTTTATGACTCTGTTCCGATGATATTTGCCGGAAATACCGACCCGGGCGCGTACCTGATCCTCAAGAGCATCGGATTGACAAAAGACAAATGCCCGGAGTTATCCAGCGCCCTGTGCGAACTTCTACAGTCCGAACTGGGGATCTTACCGGAAAGAGTTTATATCGATTTTAACGATATTAACGGGAAAATGTTCGGCTGGAACAAGACGACATTTTAG
- the uvsE gene encoding UV DNA damage repair endonuclease UvsE encodes MIRLGLCCIFRNEPIKFRRTTARYLLGRPRREQLNILSGICRENAGALYSALEFCKKTGIGAFRLNSQILPLKTHPEVGYDVTDLPDYQTLIDMFIKCGEFCRKNDIRTSFHPDQFILLSSPSEGITHRSVAELIYQNEVAQWVNADVINIHGGGGYGDKPGVLNRLRERIGHLPQSLRDRLTLENDDRVYTPEELIPVCRDTGIGFVYDVHHHRCLPDGNSIEDTTRMALETWHREPLFHISSPIAGWGTPSIRKHHDYINITDFPASWKRLDITVEVEAKAKELAVLKLRQDLSR; translated from the coding sequence ATGATACGACTCGGGCTGTGCTGCATATTCCGGAATGAACCGATTAAATTCCGAAGAACCACCGCCAGGTATCTGCTCGGCAGACCCCGCCGGGAACAGCTGAATATACTCTCAGGGATCTGCCGGGAAAATGCCGGCGCCCTCTACAGTGCGCTGGAATTCTGTAAAAAAACAGGTATTGGCGCCTTTCGGCTCAACAGCCAGATATTACCGCTGAAGACCCATCCGGAAGTGGGATATGACGTGACGGACCTGCCCGATTACCAGACCCTGATCGATATGTTTATCAAGTGCGGCGAATTTTGCCGTAAAAACGATATCCGGACCAGCTTTCACCCGGACCAGTTTATCCTGCTTTCTTCACCGTCAGAAGGGATCACGCACCGGTCCGTGGCAGAGCTGATTTATCAGAACGAAGTCGCCCAATGGGTAAATGCCGATGTCATCAATATCCATGGCGGCGGAGGTTATGGGGATAAACCCGGGGTATTGAACCGGCTCCGTGAACGGATAGGTCATTTGCCGCAATCCCTTCGCGACCGGCTGACCCTTGAAAATGATGACAGGGTCTATACACCAGAGGAGTTGATTCCGGTCTGCAGGGATACCGGAATCGGATTTGTCTATGATGTGCATCACCACCGATGTCTTCCGGATGGAAACAGCATTGAAGATACCACCCGGATGGCGCTGGAAACCTGGCATCGTGAACCGTTGTTTCATATCTCGAGCCCGATTGCCGGATGGGGCACCCCGAGTATCCGAAAGCATCATGACTATATAAATATAACGGATTTCCCGGCTTCATGGAAGCGTCTTGACATTACCGTAGAAGTGGAAGCCAAGGCCAAAGAGCTTGCGGTACTGAAGCTCAGACAGGACCTTTCACGCTGA
- a CDS encoding universal stress protein: MKALICIDGHELALKAVMTAARLSGVRSGEVVFLYVRRYRKYSRGYNLRAKAATIFADLDFDLPEVRYLHEAGEIFKKNGESYGTEKEPGPLRRALIQTGANVFEEGSVTLPFETGSHLKIREGLPHEEIVGESSEGSYDLIILGVHHVAGCHWYDIEHIPISVAQGAGCPVLLVGNEFNKGQPVLVYVQPDTSHLCNVEFIENIAVDMGSDIMVMMVSAFGDSSGVMPPFFHNVMNKWTRRGLKVEFGIQRGDPVRILSDMAPDYGLIVCSADRKKGKKRIGKIQRQLICNRYNLLLLPSACPYGDSPGR; the protein is encoded by the coding sequence ATGAAAGCACTCATCTGTATTGACGGTCATGAATTGGCCCTGAAAGCGGTGATGACGGCGGCCAGACTCTCAGGTGTCAGAAGCGGTGAGGTTGTTTTTCTTTATGTTCGAAGATACAGGAAATATTCGCGGGGCTATAATCTGAGAGCAAAAGCCGCAACGATATTTGCAGACCTGGATTTCGATCTGCCGGAAGTGCGGTATCTTCATGAAGCCGGGGAGATTTTTAAAAAAAACGGGGAAAGTTACGGAACCGAAAAGGAACCGGGGCCTCTCCGGAGGGCATTGATTCAAACCGGGGCGAATGTATTTGAGGAAGGGAGCGTAACATTGCCCTTTGAAACCGGTTCGCATCTGAAGATTCGCGAAGGGCTGCCGCATGAAGAAATTGTCGGGGAATCATCGGAAGGAAGCTATGATCTGATAATTCTTGGAGTTCATCATGTGGCAGGTTGCCACTGGTATGATATTGAACATATTCCGATCAGCGTAGCGCAGGGGGCAGGGTGCCCTGTGCTGCTTGTCGGGAATGAATTTAATAAAGGTCAGCCGGTTCTGGTTTATGTGCAGCCTGATACATCCCACCTCTGCAATGTCGAATTTATCGAAAATATCGCGGTTGATATGGGAAGTGACATTATGGTGATGATGGTATCGGCTTTCGGGGACTCTTCCGGCGTGATGCCCCCATTTTTTCATAATGTGATGAATAAATGGACCCGCAGAGGGTTGAAGGTTGAATTCGGGATTCAACGTGGCGACCCTGTCAGAATCCTGTCGGATATGGCTCCGGATTACGGTTTGATTGTTTGTTCAGCAGACAGGAAAAAAGGAAAAAAACGGATCGGTAAGATTCAGCGGCAATTGATCTGCAATCGTTACAATCTTCTGCTCCTGCCATCCGCATGCCCTTATGGCGACAGTCCCGGCCGTTGA
- a CDS encoding CBS domain-containing protein, which produces MEKEKRVKDLMNPIEEYNTIDVNAHLCEALVTLKHNYENNKTCKTGTFHKTIFVTDKKKEIIGKLSMYDLIRGLVPESAKKPAMRAYQAILSSRMEAVSDEVAEIQERYKWLDKSFMELVNQEVGTPIKDCMGRVQPILKEEDTINWAIYSMFRAHVREPLVVRNGKVVGVVNLYRILNQLLETVGPECNVNWK; this is translated from the coding sequence ATGGAAAAAGAAAAGCGTGTTAAGGATCTTATGAATCCGATAGAAGAGTACAATACGATCGATGTTAATGCTCATCTGTGTGAAGCTTTAGTAACATTGAAACACAATTATGAAAACAACAAGACCTGTAAAACAGGTACGTTTCATAAAACGATATTTGTGACGGATAAGAAAAAAGAGATAATCGGTAAATTGTCGATGTATGATCTGATCAGGGGACTGGTTCCGGAATCTGCAAAAAAACCGGCCATGAGAGCGTATCAGGCGATTTTGTCTTCCCGCATGGAGGCCGTATCTGACGAAGTGGCTGAAATTCAGGAACGCTACAAGTGGCTGGATAAGTCCTTTATGGAATTGGTCAATCAGGAAGTCGGTACTCCGATTAAAGATTGCATGGGTCGGGTTCAGCCGATTCTGAAAGAAGAAGACACCATCAACTGGGCCATTTATTCAATGTTCAGGGCACATGTGCGTGAACCGCTTGTCGTTCGTAATGGAAAGGTGGTCGGTGTAGTCAACTTGTATCGCATTTTGAATCAATTGCTTGAGACCGTCGGCCCTGAATGTAATGTGAATTGGAAGTAA
- a CDS encoding sulfurtransferase TusA family protein, whose product MATTVDARGLSCPQPVILTLNEIKNGKNPEIIVLVDTDTSMENVMRAAESQGCQINGVAPEGDGYRISITKG is encoded by the coding sequence ATGGCAACAACCGTCGATGCCAGAGGGCTTTCCTGCCCACAGCCGGTTATTTTGACATTGAATGAAATCAAAAACGGGAAGAACCCGGAGATTATTGTTTTGGTCGATACCGATACATCCATGGAAAACGTGATGCGGGCCGCTGAAAGTCAGGGATGCCAAATCAATGGGGTAGCCCCGGAAGGTGACGGATATCGGATTTCTATAACAAAAGGCTAA
- the yedE gene encoding YedE family putative selenium transporter: MNLKNVFSTRWGIIGVGACIGILASVLQKMGNPGNMGICVACFERDIAGALGFHQASVVQYIRPEIIGFVLGSMIAAYIFKEFRPRVGSAPIVRFVLGAFAMIGALVFLGCPWRAALRLAGGDGNAIPGLLGLTFGIWIGTLFLKKGYNLGRTQKTYTTVGWMLPLIMLGFLILMFIFPQIEGQGKSGVLFYSLKGPGAMHVSLSMALIVGLVIGFLAQRSRFCTMGAIRDTVLFGQTHLLNGFISLIVFAFLTNFFLGQFKPGFEGQPVAHTMHIWNFAGMALAGLAFALAGGCPGRQLFLSGEGDGDAAVFVMGMIVGAGFAHNFGLASSAKGVGPHGIAAVVIGIIVCLFIGFTMRKQNA, encoded by the coding sequence ATGAATTTGAAAAACGTATTTTCAACTCGATGGGGCATTATCGGGGTGGGCGCCTGTATCGGAATATTGGCGTCTGTGTTGCAGAAAATGGGAAACCCGGGTAATATGGGAATCTGTGTCGCCTGCTTTGAGCGGGACATTGCCGGTGCGCTCGGTTTTCACCAGGCTTCGGTGGTTCAGTACATTCGTCCTGAAATCATCGGTTTTGTGCTCGGTTCGATGATCGCCGCCTATATTTTCAAGGAGTTTAGACCCAGAGTCGGGTCGGCTCCCATTGTCCGGTTTGTGCTGGGGGCCTTTGCGATGATTGGTGCCCTGGTTTTTCTGGGCTGTCCATGGCGGGCCGCTCTGCGGCTTGCCGGTGGAGACGGCAATGCCATCCCGGGGCTGTTGGGCCTGACCTTCGGTATTTGGATCGGCACCCTTTTTCTCAAAAAGGGATACAATCTGGGGCGCACCCAGAAAACCTACACAACCGTTGGGTGGATGCTGCCGCTGATTATGCTCGGATTCTTAATACTGATGTTTATTTTCCCGCAAATTGAGGGCCAGGGCAAAAGCGGTGTGCTGTTTTACAGTCTGAAGGGGCCCGGTGCCATGCATGTATCTCTATCGATGGCACTGATCGTGGGGCTGGTAATCGGTTTTCTGGCCCAACGCAGCCGGTTCTGCACCATGGGTGCGATTCGCGATACGGTCCTGTTCGGCCAGACACATCTGCTGAACGGGTTTATCAGCCTGATCGTTTTCGCTTTTTTGACCAACTTTTTTCTGGGTCAGTTCAAACCGGGTTTTGAGGGTCAACCCGTGGCGCATACCATGCACATCTGGAATTTTGCCGGCATGGCTCTGGCCGGTTTGGCGTTTGCTCTGGCCGGCGGGTGCCCCGGCCGGCAGCTTTTCCTCTCCGGTGAAGGGGATGGGGATGCGGCCGTTTTTGTGATGGGGATGATCGTAGGCGCCGGGTTTGCTCATAATTTCGGTTTGGCAAGCTCAGCGAAAGGTGTGGGGCCTCATGGCATCGCCGCAGTTGTGATAGGAATTATAGTATGTCTGTTTATAGGTTTTACCATGAGAAAACAAAACGCTTAA
- a CDS encoding cyclic nucleotide-binding domain-containing protein: protein MLETKYLKEDVRNIQKLLAIPIFKHFEIENLGGLVKRSKIREYADNEQIIKEGDNDPWFYFLLSGKVAIMKKGEMISTLQRSGDVFGEMSLIDNSKRSASAYAIGKTICLATDTVRIKEISGDDWIIFGYILYRIFAITITERLRSTTDQLIKAKEQLEEIKHKNNPSCSP, encoded by the coding sequence ATGCTGGAAACAAAATACCTGAAAGAAGATGTTAGAAACATTCAAAAACTTCTGGCAATTCCGATATTCAAACATTTTGAAATTGAAAATCTTGGTGGGCTTGTCAAACGGAGTAAAATTCGTGAATACGCAGACAATGAGCAAATCATCAAAGAAGGAGACAATGATCCCTGGTTTTATTTCCTGCTTTCAGGGAAAGTGGCCATCATGAAAAAAGGGGAAATGATCAGCACGCTTCAGCGATCCGGCGACGTATTCGGCGAAATGAGCCTGATCGACAACTCAAAACGGTCCGCTTCGGCGTATGCGATAGGCAAAACCATTTGTCTGGCAACCGATACCGTCCGGATTAAAGAAATCTCAGGCGATGACTGGATCATATTCGGCTATATTCTGTACCGGATATTTGCCATAACCATTACCGAACGATTGCGATCCACGACCGATCAACTGATCAAAGCAAAAGAGCAACTGGAGGAGATTAAACATAAGAACAATCCATCCTGCAGCCCTTGA
- the tsaA gene encoding tRNA (N6-threonylcarbamoyladenosine(37)-N6)-methyltransferase TrmO: protein MKPIGYAHTREKKVPRHWSVSESVGFLEIDETYVDGLRDIRPGNKIVVIFYFHQSPAFENRYLTQTPPHHGEERGVFSTCSPRRPNPIGFSVLKVVEKDRNRIVVKGIDMIDGTPILDIKPFIESN from the coding sequence ATGAAACCCATCGGGTATGCCCATACCCGGGAGAAGAAAGTCCCCAGACACTGGTCTGTTTCGGAATCGGTCGGATTTCTGGAGATCGATGAGACATATGTTGATGGATTGCGCGATATCCGGCCCGGAAATAAAATTGTGGTGATATTTTATTTTCACCAGAGCCCGGCATTTGAAAATCGATATCTGACACAGACTCCCCCCCATCATGGAGAGGAGCGGGGGGTGTTCAGCACGTGTTCACCCCGGCGGCCCAATCCGATTGGCTTTTCCGTTCTGAAAGTGGTGGAAAAAGACCGAAACCGAATTGTGGTAAAAGGAATCGATATGATTGACGGAACACCGATTCTGGATATCAAGCCGTTTATCGAGTCGAATTGA